One window from the genome of Musa acuminata AAA Group cultivar baxijiao chromosome BXJ1-4, Cavendish_Baxijiao_AAA, whole genome shotgun sequence encodes:
- the LOC103980588 gene encoding acyl-CoA-binding domain-containing protein 1 has translation MGDWQDLCQAVFIGLIFSFLIAKLISVVISFKEDNLRVVREHDLTAEAPLVERSSLDVGKKADEGVGGSEKEEEGLLEDDSDWEGIESTELDEAFTAATAFVAATAADKNSTKVSSDVQLQLYGLYKIATEGPCTIPQPSALKMTARAKWNAWQKLGSMPQEEAMQKYLMIVNELYPSWASGSSKKMNDEDTLPSSSAAKGPMGPVFSTFVHEEESDTDIKLEPVHDFAREGDADGLLALIANGASVNSKDSEGRTPLHWAVDRGHLGVVEILLNKNADVNAQDDERQTPLHYAALCEQEAIAELLIKHHANHHIKDEDGNSPLDLCGSQWAFMLQAR, from the exons ATGGGAGATTGGCAGGATCTCTGCCAAGCCGTGTTTATCGGTCTCATCTTCTCTTTTCTCATCGCGAAGCTCATCTCCGTCGTCATCTCCTTCAAGGAGGACAACCTCCGTGTTGTTCGCGAGCATGACCTGACCGCCGAAGCCCCATTGGTCGAGCGCTCGTCGCTAGATGTCGGGAAGAAGGCGGATGAAGGCGTGGGGGGatcggagaaggaagaagagggcctTTTGGAGGATGATAGCGACTGGGAGGGGATCGAGAGCACGGAGTTGGACGAAGCCTTCACTGCGGCTACGGCTTTTGTTGCGGCTACAGCTGCCGACAAGAATTCAACAAAGGTTTCGAGTGATGTGCAGTTGCAGTTGTATGGGCTCTACAAGATTGCGACCGAGGGGCCGTGTACCATTCCTCAGCCATCTGCGCTTAAGATGACTGCTCGAGCCAAGTG GAATGCATGGCAGAAGTTGGGTTCTATGCCTCAAGAAGAAGCTATGCAGAAGTACCTCATGATTGTGAATGAGCTTTATCCTTCTTGGGCAAGTGGTTCTTCTAAG AAAATGAATGATGAAGATACTCTGCCATCTAGTTCAGCTGCAAAGGGACCAATGGGGCCAGTTTTTAGCACCTTCGTTCATGAGGAGGAGTCAGATACTGATAT AAAGTTGGAGCCAGTACATGACTTTGCCAGGGAAGGAGATGCTGATGGGTTATTGGCACTTATTGCTAATGGTGCTTCTGTGAATTCTAAAG ATAGTGAAGGGAGGACTCCATTACATTGGGCTGTAGATCGTGGACATCTTGGTGTTGTGGAAATACTTCTTAACAAGAATGCAGATGTGAATGCCCAG GACGATGAACGACAAACACCGCTTCACTATGCTGCTCTGTGTGAGCAAGAAGCAATTGCTGAGTTGCTCATCAAGCATCATGCTAATCATCATATTAAGGATGAGGACGGCAATTCTCCGCTTGATCTCTGTGGATCTCAGTGGGCTTTTATG CTTCAAGCCCGCTAA